The Helicobacter pylori genome includes a window with the following:
- the rpsU gene encoding 30S ribosomal protein S21 produces the protein MPGIKVREGDAFDEAYRRFKKQTDRNLVVTECRARRFFESKTEKRKKQKISAKKKVLKRLYMLRRYESRL, from the coding sequence ATGCCAGGGATTAAGGTTAGAGAAGGCGATGCGTTTGATGAAGCTTATAGGAGATTCAAAAAGCAAACCGATCGCAATTTGGTGGTAACAGAGTGCCGCGCTAGAAGGTTCTTTGAGTCTAAGACTGAAAAACGCAAAAAACAAAAAATCAGCGCTAAAAAGAAAGTCTTAAAGCGTCTTTATATGTTAAGGCGTTATGAATCAAGACTATAA
- a CDS encoding beta-ketoacyl-ACP synthase II has translation MRRIVVTGMGMINSLGLNKEDSFLAIAKGECGIKHIESFDASAFPVRIAGEITDFDPTEVMNPKDVKKAGRFIQLALKATKEAMKDSGILDAHNKCPEELANRMGVSSGSGIGGLGNIEANSIFCFEKGPRKVNPFFITSALVNMIGGFTSIEFGIKGPNLSSVTACAAGTHAIIEAVKTILLNGADKMLVVGAESTICPVGIGGFASIKALSTRNDDPKKASRPFDKDRNGFVMGEGAGALVLEEYESAKKRGAKIYAEFAGYGESGDANHITAPAPEGEGAFRAMKMALEMAKVEVGYVNAHGTSTHYNDWYESIALKNVFGSKEKVPPISSTKGQIGHCLGAAGALEAVISIMAMNQGILPPTINQETPDPECDLDYIPNAAREKQVDAVMSNSFGFGGTNGVVIFKKA, from the coding sequence GTGCGTCGGATTGTAGTAACTGGAATGGGAATGATCAATTCGCTAGGTTTAAATAAAGAAGATTCTTTTTTAGCGATCGCTAAAGGGGAATGCGGTATCAAACACATAGAAAGTTTTGATGCGAGCGCGTTTCCTGTGCGTATTGCTGGAGAAATCACTGACTTTGACCCTACAGAGGTGATGAATCCCAAAGATGTTAAAAAGGCGGGTCGTTTCATTCAATTGGCTTTGAAAGCCACAAAAGAGGCGATGAAAGATAGTGGGATTTTAGACGCTCACAATAAATGCCCTGAAGAATTGGCAAATCGCATGGGCGTAAGCTCTGGCTCTGGGATTGGCGGGTTAGGCAATATTGAAGCGAATTCCATTTTTTGTTTTGAAAAAGGCCCTAGAAAAGTCAATCCCTTTTTTATCACTTCTGCATTAGTGAATATGATTGGTGGTTTCACTTCCATTGAGTTTGGCATTAAAGGGCCTAACCTCTCTAGCGTAACGGCTTGTGCAGCAGGCACTCATGCCATTATTGAGGCCGTTAAAACCATTCTGCTTAATGGGGCTGATAAAATGCTAGTCGTGGGAGCGGAATCCACCATTTGTCCTGTAGGGATTGGGGGGTTTGCGAGCATTAAAGCCCTTTCTACAAGGAACGATGATCCCAAAAAAGCTTCAAGACCTTTTGATAAGGATCGCAATGGTTTTGTGATGGGCGAAGGTGCTGGGGCTTTGGTGCTTGAAGAATACGAGAGCGCGAAAAAAAGAGGGGCAAAAATTTATGCAGAATTTGCCGGATATGGCGAGAGCGGCGATGCTAACCACATCACAGCCCCGGCTCCTGAGGGCGAAGGGGCTTTTAGAGCCATGAAAATGGCTTTAGAAATGGCGAAAGTGGAAGTAGGCTATGTGAACGCTCATGGGACTAGCACGCATTATAACGATTGGTATGAAAGCATCGCTCTAAAAAATGTGTTTGGCTCTAAAGAAAAAGTCCCTCCCATCAGCTCCACTAAAGGGCAGATTGGGCATTGTTTGGGCGCTGCGGGTGCATTAGAAGCCGTTATTTCTATCATGGCCATGAATCAAGGAATCTTACCTCCTACTATCAATCAAGAAACGCCTGACCCAGAATGCGATTTGGATTATATCCCCAATGCGGCCAGAGAAAAGCAAGTGGATGCGGTGATGAGTAACTCATTTGGTTTTGGTGGCACTAATGGTGTTGTGATTTTCAAAAAAGCCTAG
- the murI gene encoding glutamate racemase, producing the protein MKIGVFDSGVGGFSVLKSLLKAQLFDEIIYYGDSARVPYGTKDPTTIKQFGLEALDFFKPHKVELLIVACNTASALALEEMQKHSKIPIVGVIEPSILAIKQQVKDKNAPILVLGTKATIQSNAYDNALKQQGYLNVSHLATSLFVPLIEENILEGELLETCMRYYFTPLEILPEVVILGCTHFPLIAHQIEGYFMDHFALPTPPLLIHSGDAIVEYLQQKYTLKKNACAFPKVEFHASGDVIWLEKQAKEWLKL; encoded by the coding sequence ATGAAAATAGGCGTTTTTGATAGCGGTGTGGGAGGGTTTAGCGTTTTAAAAAGCCTTTTAAAAGCGCAACTATTTGATGAAATCATCTATTATGGCGATAGCGCTAGAGTGCCTTATGGCACTAAAGACCCCACCACGATCAAGCAATTTGGCTTAGAGGCTTTGGATTTTTTCAAACCGCACAAGGTTGAATTATTGATTGTGGCATGCAACACAGCGAGCGCTCTGGCTTTAGAAGAGATGCAAAAGCATTCCAAAATCCCTATTGTGGGCGTGATTGAGCCAAGCATTTTAGCGATCAAACAACAAGTAAAAGATAAAAACGCCCCTATTTTAGTGCTAGGGACAAAAGCGACGATTCAATCCAACGCTTATGACAACGCCCTGAAACAACAAGGCTATTTGAATGTTTCGCATTTAGCCACTTCTCTTTTTGTGCCTTTGATTGAAGAAAATATTTTAGAGGGCGAATTGCTAGAAACTTGCATGCGTTATTATTTCACTCCATTAGAGATCTTACCTGAAGTGGTTATTTTAGGTTGCACGCATTTTCCCTTGATCGCTCACCAAATTGAAGGCTATTTTATGGATCATTTTGCCCTTCCAACGCCCCCCCTACTCATCCATTCTGGCGATGCCATTGTAGAATATTTGCAGCAAAAATACACCCTTAAGAAAAACGCATGCGCATTCCCTAAAGTGGAATTTCATGCGAGCGGCGATGTGATCTGGCTAGAAAAACAGGCTAAAGAATGGCTCAAATTGTAA
- the fabG gene encoding 3-oxoacyl-ACP reductase FabG, which translates to MQFTGKNVLITGASKGIGAEIAKTLASMGLKVWINYRSNAEVADALKNELEEKGYKAAVIKFDAASESGFIEAIQTIVQSDGGLSYLVNNAGVVRDKLAIKMKTEDFHHVIDNNLTSAFIGCREALKVMSKSRFGSVVNVASIIGERGNMGQTNYSASKGGMIAMSKSFAYEGALRNIRFNSVTPGFIETDMNANLKDELKADYVKNIPLNRLGSAKEVAEAVAFLLSDHSSYITGETLKVNGGLYM; encoded by the coding sequence ATGCAATTCACAGGGAAAAATGTTCTTATTACTGGGGCTTCTAAAGGTATTGGGGCTGAAATCGCCAAAACTCTCGCTTCCATGGGGCTGAAAGTTTGGATCAATTACCGCAGTAATGCTGAAGTGGCTGACGCTTTGAAAAATGAGCTTGAAGAAAAAGGCTATAAGGCAGCTGTCATTAAATTTGATGCGGCTTCTGAAAGCGGTTTTATTGAAGCGATACAAACCATTGTCCAAAGCGATGGAGGTTTGTCTTACTTGGTGAATAACGCCGGTGTGGTGCGCGATAAATTAGCGATCAAAATGAAAACAGAAGATTTTCACCATGTCATAGATAATAACCTCACTTCAGCCTTTATAGGTTGCAGAGAAGCTTTAAAGGTGATGAGTAAGAGTCGTTTTGGGAGTGTGGTTAATGTCGCTTCTATCATTGGTGAAAGAGGTAATATGGGGCAGACAAACTACTCAGCGAGTAAGGGGGGGATGATTGCGATGAGCAAGTCCTTTGCTTATGAGGGAGCTTTAAGGAATATTCGTTTCAACTCTGTAACGCCCGGTTTTATAGAAACCGACATGAACGCCAATTTGAAAGACGAACTCAAAGCGGATTATGTTAAAAACATTCCTTTAAACAGGCTAGGGTCTGCTAAGGAAGTGGCAGAAGCGGTAGCGTTTCTTTTGAGTGATCACTCTAGTTACATCACTGGAGAGACTCTCAAAGTCAATGGCGGGCTTTATATGTAG
- the accA gene encoding acetyl-CoA carboxylase carboxyl transferase subunit alpha codes for MAIYLDFENHIKEIQNEIELSLIRGDEDAKEILEKRLDKEVKSIYSNLTDFQKLQLARHPDRPYAMDYIDLILKDKYEVFGDRHYNDDKAIVCFIGKIDNVPVVVIGEEKGRGTKNKLLRNFGMPNPCGYRKALKMAKFAEKFNLPILMLVDTAGAYPGIGAEERGQSEAIAKNLQEFASLKVPTISVIIGEGGSGGALAIAVADKLAMMEYSIFSVISPEGCAAILWDDPSKTEVAIKAMKITPRDLKEAGLIDDIILEPSKGAHRDKFSAANTIKEYFLDALRTIQQDPHFLDNRYQKLMSLGSFVEGMN; via the coding sequence ATGGCCATTTATTTAGATTTTGAAAATCATATTAAAGAGATTCAAAATGAAATTGAATTATCCCTTATTAGAGGCGATGAGGACGCTAAAGAAATCTTAGAAAAAAGATTGGACAAGGAAGTTAAAAGCATTTACTCCAATCTCACTGATTTTCAAAAACTCCAATTAGCAAGACACCCTGACAGACCCTACGCTATGGATTACATTGATCTCATCTTAAAAGATAAGTATGAAGTCTTTGGAGATAGGCACTATAACGATGATAAAGCGATCGTGTGTTTTATAGGGAAGATTGATAATGTTCCGGTTGTGGTGATCGGAGAAGAAAAGGGCAGAGGGACTAAAAACAAGCTCTTAAGAAATTTCGGCATGCCCAACCCTTGCGGCTATCGTAAGGCTTTGAAAATGGCAAAATTTGCTGAAAAGTTTAATTTGCCTATTTTGATGCTTGTAGATACAGCCGGGGCGTATCCGGGGATTGGCGCAGAGGAAAGAGGCCAGAGTGAAGCGATCGCTAAAAACCTCCAAGAGTTCGCTTCCTTAAAAGTCCCTACTATTTCTGTAATTATTGGTGAAGGGGGCAGTGGTGGTGCGTTAGCGATTGCGGTGGCTGACAAATTGGCTATGATGGAATATTCCATTTTTAGCGTTATATCCCCAGAAGGTTGTGCGGCGATTCTTTGGGATGACCCTAGCAAGACTGAAGTGGCTATTAAAGCGATGAAAATCACGCCTAGAGACTTAAAGGAGGCGGGGCTTATTGATGATATTATCTTAGAGCCTAGCAAAGGGGCTCATAGAGACAAATTTTCAGCCGCTAACACGATCAAAGAGTATTTTTTGGACGCTCTAAGGACTATCCAACAAGACCCTCATTTCCTTGACAACCGCTATCAAAAATTGATGTCGCTTGGTTCGTTTGTGGAGGGCATGAATTAG
- the rlmB gene encoding 23S rRNA (guanosine(2251)-2'-O)-methyltransferase RlmB: MQAVVYGKQVVMRLLNSHQEKLQEIYLSKEIDKKFFFALKKACPNIIKVDNKKAQSLAKGGNHQGVLAKVELPLAVSLKEVKKAQKLLVLCGITDVGNIGGIFRSAYCLGMDGVILDFAKELAYEGIVRSSLGLMYDLPFSVAPNTLDLINELKTSGFLCLGASMQGSSQAENLSLKKCALFLGSEHEGLSKKILAKMDAILSVKMRRDFDSLNVSVAAGILIDKIN; the protein is encoded by the coding sequence ATGCAAGCAGTGGTTTATGGCAAGCAGGTGGTTATGCGCCTTCTAAACTCCCATCAAGAAAAATTGCAAGAAATCTATCTTTCTAAAGAAATAGACAAAAAGTTTTTTTTCGCACTCAAAAAAGCATGCCCTAATATCATCAAAGTGGATAATAAAAAAGCGCAAAGCTTGGCTAAGGGGGGGAACCATCAAGGGGTTTTAGCTAAGGTGGAACTGCCCTTAGCGGTTTCTTTAAAAGAGGTTAAAAAAGCTCAAAAACTTTTGGTACTTTGCGGGATTACGGATGTGGGGAATATTGGGGGTATTTTTAGGAGCGCGTATTGCTTAGGAATGGATGGCGTTATTTTAGATTTTGCTAAAGAATTGGCTTATGAGGGGATTGTGCGATCCAGCTTGGGGCTTATGTATGATTTGCCTTTTAGCGTTGCACCTAACACGCTGGATTTAATCAATGAATTGAAAACGAGCGGGTTTTTATGTTTGGGTGCGAGCATGCAAGGCTCTAGCCAAGCAGAAAATCTATCCTTAAAAAAATGCGCTCTTTTTTTGGGGAGCGAGCATGAGGGATTGTCTAAAAAAATCCTTGCTAAAATGGATGCTATATTGAGCGTAAAGATGCGAAGAGATTTTGATTCGCTCAATGTGAGCGTGGCAGCAGGGATCTTAATAGATAAAATCAACTAG
- the acpP gene encoding acyl carrier protein — MALFEDIQAVIAEQLNVDAAQVTPEAEFVKDLGADSLDVVELIMALEEKFDIEIPDEQAEKIVNVGDVVKYIEDNKLA, encoded by the coding sequence ATGGCTTTATTTGAAGATATTCAGGCAGTTATTGCTGAGCAGTTGAATGTGGATGCGGCACAAGTTACGCCAGAGGCGGAGTTTGTGAAGGATTTGGGTGCGGACTCTTTAGATGTCGTGGAATTAATCATGGCGTTAGAAGAAAAGTTTGACATTGAGATTCCTGATGAGCAAGCGGAAAAAATCGTCAATGTGGGCGATGTGGTGAAGTATATTGAGGATAATAAACTAGCTTAA
- the rpmE gene encoding 50S ribosomal protein L31 yields the protein MKKGIHPEYIPCKVTCVTSGKEIEVLSTKPEMRIDISSFCHPFYTGSDKIADTAGRVEKFKQRYNLK from the coding sequence ATGAAAAAAGGCATTCACCCCGAATATATCCCATGCAAAGTTACTTGCGTAACCAGCGGGAAAGAAATTGAAGTTTTAAGCACTAAACCTGAAATGCGTATTGATATTTCCAGCTTTTGCCACCCTTTCTATACCGGTAGCGATAAAATCGCTGACACTGCAGGGAGAGTAGAGAAATTCAAGCAACGCTACAACTTGAAGTAA
- the rsmI gene encoding 16S rRNA (cytidine(1402)-2'-O)-methyltransferase has protein sequence MLYFLPTPIGNLADITLRTLEVLERCEVFLCEDTRVSKRLLHLLAQNPVISHSFPNIATKKREFIAFHSHNDREFLNQIELSFFDKEIAVMSDAGMPSLSDPGMSLAAYALKHNIQYDVLPGANALTTAFCASGFLEGRFFYAGFLPHKSKERRLKIAKILNALAYLEEKTPVVFYESPHRLLETLKDLNDLAKGMHLFAAKELTKLHQQYYLGEVSQIIERLQQSTIQGEWVLVLLNEKKIEPCMGLSALLELDLPPKIKAKIEASMTQKNAKELYFQRLLEEKNQ, from the coding sequence GTGCTGTATTTTTTGCCCACTCCTATAGGTAATCTCGCTGACATTACGCTACGCACCTTAGAAGTTTTAGAGCGTTGCGAGGTTTTTTTATGCGAGGATACAAGGGTGAGTAAGAGGTTGTTGCACTTGCTTGCGCAAAACCCTGTTATTAGCCATTCTTTCCCTAATATCGCTACTAAAAAAAGGGAATTTATCGCATTCCATTCGCACAATGACCGGGAATTTTTAAACCAAATAGAGCTTTCTTTTTTTGACAAAGAAATCGCTGTGATGAGCGATGCGGGCATGCCAAGTTTGAGCGATCCAGGCATGAGTTTAGCCGCTTACGCTTTAAAACATAACATTCAATACGATGTTTTGCCTGGGGCTAATGCGCTCACTACGGCGTTTTGCGCGAGCGGGTTTTTAGAAGGGCGATTTTTTTACGCCGGCTTTTTACCTCATAAGAGTAAGGAAAGGCGCTTAAAAATCGCTAAAATTTTAAACGCTTTAGCGTATTTAGAAGAAAAAACCCCGGTGGTTTTTTATGAAAGCCCGCACCGATTGTTGGAGACTTTAAAGGATTTAAACGATTTGGCTAAAGGCATGCATTTGTTTGCGGCTAAAGAGCTTACCAAACTCCACCAGCAATATTATTTAGGAGAGGTTTCTCAAATCATAGAGCGGTTGCAACAAAGCACTATCCAAGGGGAGTGGGTTTTAGTGCTTTTGAATGAAAAAAAAATAGAGCCTTGCATGGGGCTATCGGCGTTATTGGAGTTGGATTTACCTCCTAAAATTAAGGCTAAAATTGAAGCCTCTATGACACAAAAAAACGCTAAAGAGCTTTATTTCCAGCGTTTGTTAGAAGAAAAAAATCAATAA
- a CDS encoding sialidase: MEQHKKSLENLDLSDVQNISKDISGAALEELSLKNLDKNLQILKEVGVAEICKATKIASKNIHSILEKRYESLSRVHARGFIQILEREYKIDLSAWMKEFDKVCVFKEGVSEEKNQETDPEETAKKPLKVELDYSINQANTSLSKKSSKWKPFVLVIGVIVIVLAIVIIQNSSSLKEEREQESAIKSGTKKSSFNKANPTEENKPEPTPKLGEKLKEQDRQEKEAIKENPNTIYIIPKKDIWVEVIDLDEKKNSFQKVFKKNYSLETKNHRLLLRFGHGHLSLKNNHQEQEYNDSKTRRFLYEPNKGLTLINEAQYKELQQ; this comes from the coding sequence ATGGAACAGCATAAAAAAAGTTTAGAAAATTTAGATCTTTCTGATGTTCAAAACATTTCTAAAGATATTTCTGGTGCGGCTTTAGAAGAATTATCGCTTAAAAATTTAGATAAAAATTTGCAGATTTTAAAAGAAGTTGGAGTGGCAGAAATTTGCAAGGCGACTAAAATTGCTTCTAAAAATATCCATTCTATCTTGGAAAAACGCTATGAGTCTTTATCAAGGGTGCATGCTAGGGGATTTATACAAATTTTAGAGCGCGAGTATAAAATTGATTTGAGCGCATGGATGAAAGAATTTGACAAAGTGTGTGTTTTTAAAGAGGGCGTAAGTGAAGAGAAAAATCAAGAAACAGATCCTGAAGAAACAGCAAAAAAACCCCTTAAGGTTGAATTGGATTACAGCATCAATCAAGCCAATACTTCATTATCCAAAAAATCTTCCAAATGGAAACCCTTTGTTTTGGTTATAGGGGTGATTGTCATTGTGTTGGCGATCGTTATCATTCAAAACAGCTCTTCTTTAAAAGAAGAAAGAGAGCAAGAAAGCGCTATTAAATCCGGCACTAAAAAGAGTTCTTTCAATAAAGCTAATCCTACAGAAGAAAACAAGCCAGAGCCAACGCCTAAACTAGGAGAAAAACTAAAAGAACAAGACAGGCAAGAAAAAGAAGCGATCAAAGAAAATCCTAATACCATTTATATTATCCCTAAAAAAGATATTTGGGTAGAAGTGATTGATTTGGATGAGAAAAAAAACTCCTTTCAAAAGGTTTTTAAAAAAAATTATTCTTTAGAAACCAAAAACCACCGCCTGTTGTTGCGTTTTGGGCATGGGCATCTTAGTCTTAAAAACAACCATCAAGAACAAGAATATAACGACAGCAAAACCAGGCGGTTTTTATACGAGCCAAATAAAGGCTTAACGCTCATCAACGAGGCCCAATACAAAGAACTCCAGCAATGA
- the rho gene encoding transcription termination factor Rho, which produces MNENAPTHKSSHKVKTHTPVSGYHIEDLRTYPTEKLLEIANKLKVENPQEFKRQDLMFEILKTQVTQGGYILFTGILEIMPDGYGFLRGFDGSFSDGHNDTYVSPSQIRRFALRNGDIVTGQVRSPKDQEKYYALLKIEAINYLPSDEIKNRPLFDNLTPLFPDEQIKLEYEPTKVTGRMLDLFSPVGKGQRALIVAPPRTGKTELMKELAQGITSNHPEVELIILLVDERPEEVTDMQRSVKGQVFSSTFDLPANNHIRIAELVLERAKRRVEMGKDVVVLLDSITRLARAYNAVTPSSGKVLSGGVDANALHRPKRFFGAARNIEEGGSLTIIATALIETGSRMDEVIFEEFKGTGNSEIVLARNIADRRIYPAFDILKSGTRKDNILLGKDRLTKVWVLRNVMQQMDDIEALSFVYSKMQQTKDNEEFLNLMNEK; this is translated from the coding sequence ATGAACGAAAACGCACCTACGCACAAAAGTTCGCACAAAGTCAAAACACACACGCCAGTGAGCGGTTATCACATTGAAGATTTACGCACCTACCCTACTGAAAAGCTTTTAGAAATCGCTAACAAGCTTAAAGTGGAAAACCCCCAAGAATTCAAACGACAAGACTTGATGTTTGAAATTTTAAAAACCCAAGTTACGCAAGGTGGATACATTCTTTTTACCGGGATTTTAGAAATCATGCCTGATGGTTATGGCTTTTTAAGAGGGTTTGATGGGAGTTTTTCAGATGGGCATAACGACACTTATGTCAGCCCTTCTCAAATCAGGCGTTTTGCTTTAAGGAATGGCGATATTGTTACCGGTCAAGTGCGATCCCCCAAAGACCAGGAAAAATACTACGCCCTTTTAAAAATAGAAGCCATCAATTATTTGCCTTCAGATGAGATTAAAAACCGCCCTTTGTTTGACAATCTAACCCCCCTATTCCCTGATGAACAAATCAAATTAGAATACGAACCCACTAAAGTTACCGGCAGAATGTTAGATTTATTCAGCCCTGTGGGGAAAGGTCAAAGGGCTTTGATTGTTGCGCCACCAAGGACTGGGAAAACGGAGCTGATGAAAGAACTCGCCCAAGGCATCACTTCTAACCACCCTGAAGTGGAATTGATTATCCTTTTAGTGGATGAGCGCCCTGAAGAAGTTACGGATATGCAACGAAGCGTTAAGGGACAAGTTTTTAGCTCCACTTTTGATTTACCCGCAAACAACCACATAAGAATCGCTGAATTAGTCCTAGAAAGGGCTAAAAGGCGAGTGGAAATGGGAAAAGATGTGGTGGTTTTATTAGATTCAATCACTCGTTTAGCCAGAGCGTATAACGCTGTAACGCCTTCAAGCGGTAAGGTTTTAAGTGGGGGCGTGGATGCGAACGCCTTGCACAGGCCCAAGCGCTTTTTTGGAGCCGCAAGGAATATTGAAGAAGGCGGGAGCTTGACGATTATCGCTACTGCGTTGATTGAAACGGGATCTAGAATGGATGAGGTGATTTTTGAAGAATTTAAAGGCACCGGGAATAGCGAAATCGTTTTAGCGAGGAATATTGCAGACAGGCGCATTTACCCGGCCTTTGATATTTTAAAATCCGGCACACGAAAAGATAATATCTTGCTTGGCAAAGACCGATTGACTAAAGTGTGGGTTTTAAGGAATGTGATGCAACAAATGGATGACATAGAAGCCTTAAGCTTTGTGTATTCTAAAATGCAACAAACTAAGGACAATGAAGAATTTTTGAATTTAATGAATGAAAAATAA